In Polyangiaceae bacterium, the genomic window CCCTCGCCTCATGCGCGACGGCGCAGAGGCAGCGGTTTCGCCCTAGCCGAGCGCCCGGAGTCGCTCGAGCGCGCGCTGCATGTCTTCCGGCAGCGGCGACTCGAAGCGCAGCGTGGCTCCGCTCACCGGGTGGACGAAGCCGAGCAGCGCCGCGTGCAGCGCCTGGCGGCCGAGCGCGAGCTCCACCGCGCGAAGCTCGGGGTCCTGCGAGCGCCGCCCGTAGAGCGCGTCGGCCAGGATGGGGGTCTTCGTCTGCTCCGCCAGGTGGACGCGGATCTGATGCGTGCGCCCCGTCTCCAAGCGACACGCCACGAGGGCTGCTCGCCCCCCGGAGAGCACTTCCAGCACCGAAACCAAAGTCACTGCGCGACGACCCTCGCGCACCCGGGTGGTGAAGCGCAGGCGGCTCTTGGGATCGCGGCCGTGGAGGGTCTCGACGCGCCCCGCCCGGGGCACTCCCAGGGTCAGCGCGCGGTACTCGCGCTCGACGTCGTGGCGCGCGAGCTGCGCCTTGAGCCCCTCGCGGGTGGCCTCGTCTTTGGCCACGACCAGGATGCCGCTCGTGTCCTTGTCGATGCGGTGCACGATCCCAGGCCGGAGCGGTCCAGCGGGGTCCCGGGGATCCGCCGGCGCGCCGCCGAAGCCCTCCCGGGACAGAAGGCCGCTCACCAAGGTGCCGTCGCGGTGGCCGCGGGCGGGGTGCACGACCACGCCTGCCGGCTTGTCGACCACGATCAGGTGCGCGTCCTCGAACACGACCCGGTACGGCACGCTCGGATCCGGCAGCGCCTCGGAGGGTGGCGGCGGCCCCGGCTCGACCTCGACCGTGCTGCCCTCGCCTGGAGTGTCCCGCGCGCGACACGGACGACCGTCGATGCGAACGCGGCCCTCGCCGATCCAGCGCTGGATCGTCGCGCGGGAGGTGCCGGGCAAGAGCCGGGCGAGGAGCTTGTCGACGCGCTCTCCCGAGAGCTCGGCGTCGATCTGGAAGCGGCGCATCCGCGCCTGCTACCAGATGGGGCTCTTGATGTGCCCCTTCGACTTGATCAAGATGTCCACCAGCGCGCGATCGTAGAAGTTCCTCTGGTAGAGGTCGGGAGCGACTCGGCTCTTGTACAGCGCGCGGCCCTCCTCGATCTCCTCCGCCAGCTCGTCGAACAGGGAGTCCTGCTCGATGCCGCGCACGATCTTCTCCTCGTTGTAGAGCGAGAGGTCACTGGCGATGGCGCGAGCCAGCCGGCGCGCAGCTTCTTCGGTCTCGATCAGCGGCATTTCGGGGCGTCCTCCGAGCGAAGTATCACCCGGCGGCTCGCGGGATGTCAAAACGCGGGGGATCCGTCCCCTCGCCGGGCGGCGAGGCCGAGGCCCGCCATGGCGGCCACCAGGGGGAACACCACCAGCGAGTAGCGCCCGGCGCCGAAGAACACGGCATGGGTCGCGGCGGTCATCAGGATGGCCGACGCGCCGAGGCCGAGCGCCGGATGCTCGAGCAGGCGGCCGCCGAGCAGCAAGCAGGACGCCACCAGCCCGAGGGCGCTGACCCAGGCGAACGGCGCGAACAGCGCGGCGATGCCGAAGAGCGCTAGCGCGACCCGGGCGCCTCGGCGTGGCCCCCTGACGCGGGCGATGCCGAGGTGCGCGAGCGCCAGGAGCCCGCGCTGCAGTCCCGTCTCGATCACGCCTAGGGTGAGCTTGTCCCGCTCCGAGAAGCTCCCGGGCCCGGACGCCCCGAGGTACCAACCCGCAGCGCCGCAGTACTCGAAGGTCGATGCGAGCTTGGCGGGTGCGAGCGCGAGCCAGCGGAGCGGTCGTGCGCGAACCAGCTCCCCCGCCGCCTTGGCGAAACACGCGTCCTTTTCCGCTTCCCCGAAGACGCTGCGGCAGGCCTCGGGGACGCTGGGCCCGGCGATCGGTACGAAGGTCCCCGTCGCCCCGTCGGTCGCACCGATCAACAGGTTCCAGCCGACGT contains:
- a CDS encoding RluA family pseudouridine synthase, coding for MRRFQIDAELSGERVDKLLARLLPGTSRATIQRWIGEGRVRIDGRPCRARDTPGEGSTVEVEPGPPPPSEALPDPSVPYRVVFEDAHLIVVDKPAGVVVHPARGHRDGTLVSGLLSREGFGGAPADPRDPAGPLRPGIVHRIDKDTSGILVVAKDEATREGLKAQLARHDVEREYRALTLGVPRAGRVETLHGRDPKSRLRFTTRVREGRRAVTLVSVLEVLSGGRAALVACRLETGRTHQIRVHLAEQTKTPILADALYGRRSQDPELRAVELALGRQALHAALLGFVHPVSGATLRFESPLPEDMQRALERLRALG